Genomic window (Chitinophaga parva):
ATACCCCAAAAGCGGGGGAGCGGCGCTTGCACACCTTGCCCAGCTCCCACCTGCGGCACAGCAGTTGGAAAGAGTGGCAGATGAGCAGCATCTTCTTAGGTACGGCGGCGGTGGTATTGTATTCCAGCAACTGGTCTACCAGGCTGAAATACTTTTGTTCCCATTCACTGCCTTCACTGTCCAGCGGGCTGCCAGGCCCTCCCGTAGAGATATACAGGTCGAAAGAAAGATCTGCCATCTGGTTGTGCGTCCGCACGTCTAATTCAACTGTTTCCAGGGGAATGCCTTGCTGCTGGCTGTATTGCTGCAGTATTTCACGGATGCAGCGCATGCCTTCATTGGCTACGCCCTGGTACATGTCGAGGATTGCTATACGTTTCATGTTTAAATAGTACTAGGTCTTAGGTACCAGGTCTTAGGTACCTTTAAGAATTTTCAAGCAGCACAATAGCTGGCATCACACCTAGTTTATGTTAGTTTTAAAATTAAAATCTCATTGCCCGCAAAAGCCCGGTACCTCTAAGGCCTAAGACAATTCCCATCAATATCCTTCCAGGAATTTGGCCTGGATAAAATCCACTACGGCCGGGAGGTGCTGGGTTTCCTGGAATACGGCCAGCTGGGCGTCAGCGCCGGTGCCGGTTTCGAGGATGTCGCGCACGTTGTTGATGATGTGGCGGCTGCCCAGTTCATCCACCACGTCGTCTATGAAGTCCAGCAGCTCGTAGATGAGGGCGCGGGTGTTCACTTCCATTTCTTTGCCGAAGTCTATCAGCTGGCCATCCAGGCCATAGCGGGAGGCCCTCCATTTGTTCTCGTTCACCAGTGCACGGTTGTAGATGATGAAGTTCAGGTTGTGCATGCGCAGTTTGTAGATCTTGGCGCAGATGGCCTGGAACAGGGCCGTGATGGTGATGGTTTCGCGCACGGTGAGTGGCACATCGCACACGCGGAACTCAATGGTATCAAAGAAAGGGTGCACGCGCAGGTCCCACCATATCTTCTTGGCATTGTCTATACAATTGGTCTTGATCAGTAGTTTGATGTAGTTATCGTATTCTTCAATGCTTTCAAAAAAGTCGGGGATGCCGGTGCGCGGAAACTTGTCGAACACCTTGGTACGGAAGGATTTGAAGCCGGTGTTGCGGCCCTCCCAGAAAGGGCTGTTGGTGCTCAGGGCAAATACGTGTGGCAGGAAGTAGCGCACGGAATTAGCGATGTGCAGGGCCATTTGCCGGCTTTCCATGCCCACGTGCACATGCAGGCCAAAGATCAGGTTAGAGCGGGCGGCGTCCTGCATTTCATTTACGATCTCAAAATAGCGCGGATGATCGGTGATGAGCTGCATTTCCCACTTGGAAAAGGGGTGGGTGCCGGAGGCGCCTATACCGTAACCAAGATCGCCCGCTATCTGGGCAATGGTCTGGCGCAGCAGGGTGATGTCCTGCAGCGCTTCGTCAATATTGTAGCAGATGCGGGTGCCTACTTCCACCACGGCCTGGTGCATTTCTGCCTTTACCTGGTCTTTGATCACTTTGTGGGCCTGCTCCACGATGCTTTGCTCATGGGAGCGCAGCTCGCGGGTGGTGGGGTCCAGTACCATATATTCTTCCTCTATACCGAGGGTGAAATTTTTAGACATTGGCAGAGAATTTCCAAAAAACAATTTCCAAAGATCAAATTGCGGTTGTTTTGGCGGCTGCAAAGGTACGGCTAAAAATGGTGGTTTCCCTGCATCCGTGGCGGCTACGCTATTTCTTCTTCCTGGTCACCTTCTCGGTTTTCTCCTTTACTGCTTTGGCTGTTTTAGGTTTGGCAGCAGCGGCTTTTTTGGGCGGGGCTGCTTTTTTAGCAGCCTTGGGCAGTTCAAAAGCCTCTATGGGTGCGCTTTCACCGCCATCGGCAGCCGGTGTGGGCTCTGCAAAAAGGGCTTCGCTGGTCTTGGTTTTAGGAGCCGCCGCTTTCCTGGCGGGCGCTTTTTTAGGACCGGTGGCGGGCGCTTCGGTGGAGAGCTGTACGCGGCCCACAGCATCGCGCAGGTAGTGGCCCCAGGTCAGGTTGTCCTGGCCGGGCACTTGTGCCTGGGCGCGGGCAATGGCGTAATTAGCGGCGGTTTCCACCACCCAGTCAAAGTTTTCCTGGCCCACGGAGTGTACGTCCGCATCCGGTGCAGGGTTGCAGAAATCAATGGCGTAGGGAATGCCATCGCGCACGGCAAATTCCACGGTATTAAAATCGTAACCCAGGTATTGATTGAGCTTGATGGCGTATTCTTCTATCCTGGCCAGCAGCGCGGCATCCACGTCGTAATTGGCATCATAGCGTTTGGCCGGTTCGTTGCGCGGCTCATAGTGCATGATGCGTACCTGGTCTCCACCGATCACGTATACCCGGAAATAACTGTCGAAGATGATCTCCTCCTGCAGCATCATTACTAACTGGCCGGTTTCCTTATGTTTTTCGTAGAAGTCCGCTTTATCCCACAGCTTGTACACATTCTTCCAGCCCCCGCCGGCAAAGGGTTTCATGTAAGCGGGGAAGCCCACGTATTCAAAAATGGCGTCCCAGTGAAAAGGGTACACCAGGTTGCGGAAGGATTCATGGGCGGTATTCTCCGGCAGGGCGTACGAGGGCAGGAGGGCAGTGCGGGGCACGGGCACACCCAGCTTGGTGGCCAGGGCATTGTTAAAGAATTTCTCATCCGCGCTCCACCAGAAGGGATTATTGATCACCGCGGTGCCGCCCAGGGCTGCATTCTTCAGGTAAGCCCGGTAAAAAGGCACGTCCTGTGAAATGCGGTCGATGATCACTGCGTAGCCGCTATCTGCGCCTTGCGCCAGTTGGTCAATTTTTACCAGTTCAGCAGTAATGCCCTCTGCATGTTTGCTGTTGATCTTCGCCACCAGCGCCTGGGGGAAGGTGTTTTCCTGTCCGAAGAGAATGCCGATTTTTTTCATTTTGAAAGGTTTGAACCGTTTAATTTTTGGGTGACTGGATTGGTGGACATTTATAAGGCGGGGAATCTGGTCCTAGGACAACCAATTTACATGAGCGACAAATAGTGCGGCAGCTGTGCTTTCCACAGGGGCCAGTCGTGGCGGGCCTGGGGGCGGATGTCCAGCCAGTGTTGAATGTGTTTGGTGGACAGGATCCGGGAAAAATTTTCATTTTCCGCCAGGCAGATATCATATTCGC
Coding sequences:
- a CDS encoding carboxylate-amine ligase, with the translated sequence MSKNFTLGIEEEYMVLDPTTRELRSHEQSIVEQAHKVIKDQVKAEMHQAVVEVGTRICYNIDEALQDITLLRQTIAQIAGDLGYGIGASGTHPFSKWEMQLITDHPRYFEIVNEMQDAARSNLIFGLHVHVGMESRQMALHIANSVRYFLPHVFALSTNSPFWEGRNTGFKSFRTKVFDKFPRTGIPDFFESIEEYDNYIKLLIKTNCIDNAKKIWWDLRVHPFFDTIEFRVCDVPLTVRETITITALFQAICAKIYKLRMHNLNFIIYNRALVNENKWRASRYGLDGQLIDFGKEMEVNTRALIYELLDFIDDVVDELGSRHIINNVRDILETGTGADAQLAVFQETQHLPAVVDFIQAKFLEGY
- a CDS encoding ATP-grasp domain-containing protein, which produces MKKIGILFGQENTFPQALVAKINSKHAEGITAELVKIDQLAQGADSGYAVIIDRISQDVPFYRAYLKNAALGGTAVINNPFWWSADEKFFNNALATKLGVPVPRTALLPSYALPENTAHESFRNLVYPFHWDAIFEYVGFPAYMKPFAGGGWKNVYKLWDKADFYEKHKETGQLVMMLQEEIIFDSYFRVYVIGGDQVRIMHYEPRNEPAKRYDANYDVDAALLARIEEYAIKLNQYLGYDFNTVEFAVRDGIPYAIDFCNPAPDADVHSVGQENFDWVVETAANYAIARAQAQVPGQDNLTWGHYLRDAVGRVQLSTEAPATGPKKAPARKAAAPKTKTSEALFAEPTPAADGGESAPIEAFELPKAAKKAAPPKKAAAAKPKTAKAVKEKTEKVTRKKK